One part of the candidate division Zixibacteria bacterium HGW-Zixibacteria-1 genome encodes these proteins:
- a CDS encoding NADH-quinone oxidoreductase subunit A: MFETLFPILFLVGVAAFIAVVMAGASILFGRRTSEGYKYEPYESGIIPKGDTKERFPVKFFLIAVMFILFDIEVVFLYPWAVIYQKLGLFGFVEILVFITILLVGYFYILGKGALKWE, translated from the coding sequence ATGTTTGAGACCTTGTTCCCGATTTTGTTTCTGGTAGGTGTGGCGGCTTTTATAGCAGTCGTCATGGCCGGCGCCTCGATTCTTTTTGGCCGCCGGACCTCCGAAGGATATAAATACGAACCGTATGAAAGCGGTATAATCCCGAAGGGCGATACTAAGGAACGTTTCCCGGTTAAATTCTTCTTGATTGCTGTCATGTTCATACTTTTTGACATCGAAGTGGTTTTTCTTTATCCATGGGCGGTCATTTATCAGAAACTGGGATTATTCGGTTTTGTCGAGATCCTCGTATTTATTACCATACTTCTGGTGGGATACTTCTATATACTCGGCAAAGGGGCATTGAAATGGGAATAG
- a CDS encoding NADH-quinone oxidoreductase subunit B, translating into MGIEEKIPDSIILTTLDKMVNWSRKRSMWPFGFGLACCAIEMMSTFGPRYDLARFGMEVMRPSPRQADLMIVAGRVSMKMAPIVKRLYEQMPNPKWVISMGACASCGGVFNNYAILQGVDKIIPVDVYVPGCPPRPEQLINGIIKLYEKVEKESLRKKPDSKG; encoded by the coding sequence ATGGGAATAGAAGAAAAAATACCGGATTCGATTATCCTGACCACGCTGGATAAAATGGTCAATTGGTCCCGGAAGCGGTCAATGTGGCCGTTTGGCTTTGGTCTTGCCTGTTGCGCCATCGAGATGATGTCCACTTTTGGGCCACGCTATGATTTGGCCCGATTCGGCATGGAAGTCATGCGCCCCTCGCCGCGGCAGGCTGATCTGATGATCGTGGCCGGCCGGGTTTCGATGAAAATGGCTCCGATCGTGAAGCGGCTGTATGAGCAGATGCCCAATCCCAAATGGGTCATTTCTATGGGCGCATGCGCTTCCTGTGGCGGCGTTTTCAACAATTATGCCATATTGCAGGGAGTTGACAAGATTATCCCGGTAGATGTGTATGTACCCGGTTGTCCGCCGCGCCCGGAACAGCTTATTAACGGTATTATAAAACTGTATGAAAAGGTCGAAAAGGAATCGCTTCGAAAGAAGCCGGACAGCAAAGGCTGA
- a CDS encoding NADH-quinone oxidoreductase subunit C: protein MKEKLREFFDSNFKEALIREDIFRDQQSFYIKREYLYEICEALLNSPELEFKFLSEITSLDWLGHAGEKNGRFEVIYVLFSLKHKYRFLIRVRLSGDDPVIDSLTPLWQAADWLEREVYDLMGIEFTGHPNLTKILTPDDLEGFPLRRDFPLTYEVPQFSFNKDDPPEVIL from the coding sequence ATGAAAGAGAAACTAAGAGAATTTTTTGACTCGAATTTCAAAGAGGCGCTGATTCGCGAAGATATTTTCCGCGACCAGCAGTCCTTTTATATAAAGAGGGAATACCTTTACGAAATCTGCGAGGCGCTCCTCAACAGTCCGGAACTGGAGTTTAAGTTTCTGTCCGAAATCACATCGCTGGACTGGTTGGGCCATGCTGGGGAAAAGAACGGGCGCTTTGAAGTAATTTATGTTTTGTTTTCCCTTAAGCACAAATATCGTTTTCTCATAAGGGTTCGCCTATCCGGAGATGACCCCGTCATAGATTCCCTGACACCCCTCTGGCAAGCGGCTGACTGGCTGGAGAGGGAAGTGTACGACTTGATGGGTATTGAGTTTACCGGCCATCCCAATTTGACCAAAATATTGACTCCGGATGATCTTGAGGGATTTCCACTTCGCCGGGACTTCCCGCTGACCTATGAAGTCCCCCAGTTTTCCTTTAATAAGGATGACCCCCCTGAGGTGATTTTATGA
- a CDS encoding NADH-quinone oxidoreductase subunit D (Catalyzes the transfer of electrons from NADH to quinone), translating to MTVESKRTTMNLNMGPQHPATHGVLRVELELDGETVVKATPHIGYLHTGIEKTAESKLYYKAIPVTDRMDYLAPMSNNLGYCLAVEKLMEIEVPEKVVYARVLLTELTRVMSHLVWVGTHALDIGAMSMLLYAFRDRELIIDLYEACAGQRMMTTYFRIGGLAYDLPKDFDEKVKRILRKIPEGIQDYERLLNDNKIFRKRTIGVGVLSPEDAINCGVTGPILRGSGVNYDVRKATPYSGYEKFEFDIPLGKNGDTYDRYLVRMEEMKQSLRIAKQALDGMPEGPYRAHVPGVVLPPKEDVLSKMESLIYHFKIITEGFKPPIGSVYQAIESPKGELAFLISSDGSNKPHRMRVRPPSFVNLSALPKLVEGGLVADVIACIGSIDIVLGEVDR from the coding sequence ATGACCGTCGAGTCCAAAAGAACTACCATGAACCTCAATATGGGGCCGCAGCATCCGGCCACCCATGGTGTTTTGAGAGTCGAGCTGGAACTTGACGGCGAAACGGTAGTGAAAGCTACTCCGCATATCGGTTACCTGCACACCGGTATCGAGAAGACGGCGGAATCCAAACTTTACTATAAAGCCATCCCGGTCACGGACCGGATGGATTATCTGGCCCCGATGTCCAATAATCTCGGCTATTGTCTGGCCGTGGAAAAATTGATGGAGATAGAGGTTCCGGAAAAAGTCGTTTATGCCCGCGTTCTGTTGACCGAACTTACGCGGGTGATGTCTCATCTGGTCTGGGTCGGCACCCATGCTCTTGACATCGGCGCCATGTCGATGCTGCTGTACGCTTTCCGCGATCGGGAATTAATTATTGACCTGTATGAAGCCTGTGCCGGGCAGCGAATGATGACCACGTATTTTCGAATTGGCGGATTGGCCTACGATCTTCCCAAAGACTTCGACGAGAAGGTCAAAAGGATCCTCAGGAAAATCCCCGAGGGAATACAGGATTACGAGCGATTATTAAATGACAACAAAATATTCCGTAAACGAACCATCGGCGTCGGCGTTCTTTCGCCGGAAGATGCCATCAACTGCGGCGTCACCGGGCCCATCCTGAGAGGATCCGGCGTCAATTATGATGTTCGCAAGGCGACGCCGTACAGTGGCTATGAAAAATTCGAATTCGACATCCCGCTGGGCAAAAACGGCGATACTTATGACCGGTATCTCGTCCGCATGGAAGAGATGAAGCAGTCGCTTCGTATCGCCAAACAGGCCCTTGATGGCATGCCCGAGGGGCCGTATCGGGCTCATGTACCGGGCGTGGTACTGCCGCCCAAAGAAGATGTCCTGTCCAAAATGGAATCGCTGATTTACCATTTCAAGATTATTACCGAAGGCTTCAAGCCGCCAATCGGATCGGTTTATCAGGCAATTGAATCCCCCAAGGGCGAATTGGCTTTCCTGATCTCTTCCGACGGCAGCAACAAGCCGCATCGCATGCGCGTTCGGCCGCCGTCATTCGTCAATCTCTCCGCGCTGCCGAAACTGGTCGAGGGCGGACTGGTGGCCGATGTTATTGCCTGTATCGGCTCGATTGATATTGTCCTGGGCGAGGTGGATCGATGA
- a CDS encoding NADH-quinone oxidoreductase subunit NuoE, translated as MILNAESVKKIREKMVRYPRRKSAILPALTVAYFQVGHLSNEIYHEISEIINIPALEIAEAATFYTMFPKEPVGKYLIQVCHNISCALLGADGLIQYLEEKLDIKKGETTTDGLFTLISVECLGSCASAPMMQINDKYYENLTRDKVDNILNQLRGQA; from the coding sequence ATGATACTTAATGCCGAATCAGTCAAAAAAATCCGGGAAAAGATGGTGCGCTATCCTCGCCGAAAGTCGGCTATCCTTCCGGCCCTGACTGTGGCTTATTTCCAGGTCGGCCATTTAAGCAACGAAATATATCATGAGATTTCTGAAATAATAAATATTCCTGCGCTCGAGATTGCCGAAGCGGCAACATTCTATACCATGTTTCCCAAGGAGCCGGTAGGGAAATATCTGATTCAGGTCTGCCATAACATAAGTTGCGCCTTGCTTGGCGCCGACGGCTTGATTCAATATCTGGAAGAAAAACTGGATATTAAAAAAGGCGAGACCACAACCGACGGCCTTTTTACTCTAATTTCGGTGGAGTGCCTGGGAAGCTGTGCGTCCGCCCCGATGATGCAGATAAATGATAAGTATTATGAAAACCTGACCAGGGACAAGGTTGACAATATTCTGAACCAGTTGAGAGGTCAGGCCTGA
- a CDS encoding NADH-quinone oxidoreductase subunit F (part of NADH-ubiquinone oxidoreductase complex I; shuttles electrons from NADH, via FMN and iron-sulfur (Fe-S) centers, to quinones in the respiratory chain; NuoF is part of the soluble NADH dehydrogenase fragment, which represents the electron input part of NADH dehydrogenase) produces MEKKVLFKNIDDPEQVRIDKAVSRGAYKAWEKVLKTMKPEDVIAEVKEAGVRGRGGAGFPAGVKWGFIPKGSPKPKYLVCNADESEPGTCKDRVLMEQDPHLVVEGMCIAAYAIDSHLSFIYVRGEFVKPYRTMEKAIAEAYEKGFLGKNIFGTGFDLDMIVHTGGGAYICGEETALLNSLEGERGMSRIRPPFPAIEGLYACPTIVNNVETLSCVPHVINNGAQWYKSMGTEKSPGTKIFSLSGHVNRPGNYEVELGTPLSYLVNELGGGVPEGRKLKAIIPGGSSTPFLLPNQIDTPLDYESIAAAGSMLGSGGIIVIDDRTCMVWVIERLIHFYKHESCGKCTPCREGTGWLEQIISKIEHGEGKEGDIEKIETICENIMGRTVCPLGDAAVMPIQSSIKLFRNEWEHHIKNHTCMVKSEFEFK; encoded by the coding sequence ATGGAAAAGAAAGTCCTTTTCAAAAATATAGATGACCCTGAGCAGGTGAGGATCGATAAGGCCGTTTCCAGGGGAGCTTACAAAGCCTGGGAAAAAGTGCTCAAGACGATGAAACCCGAGGACGTCATTGCCGAGGTCAAAGAAGCGGGTGTTCGCGGCCGCGGCGGCGCAGGTTTTCCGGCCGGCGTCAAATGGGGCTTTATTCCCAAGGGCAGTCCCAAGCCGAAATATCTGGTTTGCAATGCCGATGAATCGGAGCCGGGGACATGCAAGGACCGCGTTCTGATGGAACAGGATCCGCATCTTGTGGTCGAGGGAATGTGTATCGCCGCCTATGCCATCGACAGTCACCTGTCATTTATTTATGTTCGCGGCGAATTCGTAAAGCCGTACCGAACCATGGAAAAAGCGATCGCCGAGGCTTATGAAAAAGGATTTCTGGGCAAAAATATTTTCGGCACCGGATTCGATCTTGATATGATCGTGCATACCGGCGGCGGTGCTTATATTTGCGGAGAAGAAACTGCTCTTCTTAATTCACTCGAAGGTGAGCGGGGGATGTCGCGGATTCGCCCGCCGTTTCCGGCTATCGAGGGATTGTACGCCTGCCCGACCATTGTCAACAATGTCGAGACACTCTCGTGCGTGCCGCATGTGATCAATAACGGCGCTCAGTGGTACAAATCCATGGGCACCGAAAAATCGCCGGGGACGAAGATTTTCTCGCTTTCCGGTCATGTTAATCGCCCGGGCAATTATGAAGTCGAACTCGGCACGCCGTTGTCCTATCTGGTCAATGAACTTGGCGGCGGTGTCCCTGAGGGCCGCAAATTGAAAGCGATCATACCGGGCGGTTCATCGACACCGTTTCTGCTGCCCAATCAGATCGACACGCCGCTCGATTATGAATCGATTGCGGCGGCCGGGTCGATGCTGGGCTCCGGCGGGATTATTGTCATCGACGATCGAACCTGTATGGTCTGGGTAATTGAAAGATTGATTCATTTTTATAAACATGAATCCTGCGGCAAATGCACGCCCTGCCGTGAGGGCACCGGTTGGCTGGAGCAAATTATTTCGAAAATCGAGCATGGTGAAGGTAAAGAGGGCGACATCGAAAAGATCGAAACGATTTGCGAAAATATAATGGGCCGGACGGTCTGCCCGCTGGGCGATGCGGCCGTTATGCCTATTCAGTCATCGATTAAGCTGTTTCGGAACGAGTGGGAGCACCACATAAAAAATCACACCTGTATGGTGAAATCGGAGTTTGAGTTTAAGTAA
- the nuoG gene encoding NADH dehydrogenase (quinone) subunit G has product MADNTNMVKFTIDGREVTVPKGTTVLEAAKSAGIVIPTFCWHPKLKPVGACRMCYVEVEKRPKLEVSCCTEALPDMVVHTDSEKVKQGRRAIIEFTLLNHPLDCPTCDKGGECDLQDLTFAHGIDDSRFDFRKYRFIRDKKSTFDDYRIGPEIIRNQNRCILCYKCVRSNKEIFGEFDIGVYQRGNMAEIDSAPGEKVDNLYSGNLVEICPVGALTNSDWRYKIRVWKTETADSICNFCANGCNIKFWKGRNRIFRTTSRRNDAIDEGWLCDVGRYGYQIANADGRLTTPLVKKGDVQVPVSWEEAIGLIARRFTEIKDKKGGVCIGGLISPNVDSRSLHAFSKFFRTALNSNNVDFRTDYNMLPESYGDLYSKMTSLPFKIADIEKSDMILVIGSDLIKEQPIVNLRVRKAVTKLGAKLFTINPIVTKSGDISTDEIVYKIGSLEALINGICISIINQGLASPGVNTGNYKGLLDPNTVEAAANAAGVEKERIEALAKAIYEAKNITLIVGESISSSAQREKLTASISNLIALAGVAEKGQIGLLSKYSNSKGAEKLGVMPHLSDTIKDKMKTLWKTYPESPGLASDRMILAAKKEELDSLLVIGSNPIITYPDGQFVREGFEKLDFLVVADLFETETTTIADVVLPLSSWAEYNGTLINLEGTVQEFHAGLKPVGHSLPAYEIVSRIAAELKTPLYQEVKELDGEIKALQDIREDLKLGKNLLEVKYVPEEIDNNYPTPLVVIDELHHFGHLTEKSRSLSAFCNEASVEISPAMAEKLGAEAGMLIRVESEVGKAILPVKISELLDNDVALVTRNFSTMPANILQMRKRRIDRVKLSRVEEK; this is encoded by the coding sequence ATGGCTGATAATACGAACATGGTTAAATTTACGATAGATGGCCGCGAGGTAACCGTCCCCAAAGGCACGACTGTCCTTGAGGCGGCCAAGTCGGCCGGTATCGTAATTCCCACATTTTGCTGGCATCCCAAGCTAAAACCGGTCGGCGCCTGTCGTATGTGTTATGTCGAGGTGGAAAAAAGACCCAAGCTGGAGGTTTCCTGCTGCACCGAGGCACTGCCCGATATGGTCGTGCATACTGACTCTGAAAAGGTCAAGCAGGGGCGACGGGCAATTATTGAATTCACCTTATTGAATCATCCGCTCGATTGCCCGACCTGTGACAAGGGGGGCGAATGCGACCTTCAGGACCTTACTTTCGCTCATGGTATCGATGATTCCCGGTTCGACTTCAGGAAATATCGATTTATCCGTGATAAAAAATCCACTTTCGATGATTACCGAATCGGCCCGGAAATTATCCGCAACCAGAATCGATGCATTCTTTGCTATAAGTGTGTTCGTTCCAATAAGGAAATATTCGGCGAGTTCGATATCGGAGTTTACCAGCGCGGCAATATGGCAGAAATCGATTCCGCCCCGGGTGAGAAAGTCGATAACCTTTATTCCGGGAATCTGGTGGAGATCTGTCCGGTCGGCGCATTGACCAACAGCGACTGGCGCTACAAGATTCGCGTCTGGAAAACCGAGACGGCCGATTCGATTTGTAATTTCTGTGCCAATGGGTGCAATATAAAATTCTGGAAAGGGCGCAATCGCATCTTCAGGACCACTTCACGCCGTAATGATGCCATCGATGAGGGGTGGTTGTGCGATGTCGGCCGCTATGGCTACCAGATCGCCAACGCCGATGGCAGATTGACGACTCCGCTCGTCAAAAAAGGGGATGTTCAGGTCCCGGTGAGCTGGGAGGAGGCGATCGGCCTGATTGCCCGCAGATTCACCGAAATCAAGGATAAAAAGGGCGGTGTCTGCATCGGCGGCCTGATTTCGCCTAATGTCGATTCCAGATCACTGCATGCATTTTCCAAGTTTTTCCGGACGGCCTTAAACTCCAATAATGTCGATTTTCGAACCGACTATAATATGCTGCCGGAGAGCTATGGTGATCTTTATTCGAAAATGACGTCTCTGCCATTCAAGATCGCGGATATCGAAAAATCGGACATGATTCTTGTGATTGGTTCCGACCTGATTAAAGAACAGCCGATAGTCAACCTACGTGTCAGAAAAGCGGTGACCAAACTCGGAGCAAAGCTTTTCACCATCAATCCGATTGTCACCAAGTCGGGCGATATTTCCACCGATGAGATAGTTTATAAGATCGGTTCGCTGGAGGCGCTGATCAATGGTATCTGCATCAGCATTATCAATCAAGGACTGGCGTCGCCAGGTGTAAATACCGGTAATTATAAGGGCCTTCTCGATCCCAATACAGTCGAAGCTGCGGCAAATGCCGCCGGGGTAGAAAAGGAACGGATTGAGGCCCTGGCAAAAGCCATATACGAGGCCAAAAATATTACGCTTATTGTGGGTGAGTCCATTTCCTCATCCGCCCAGCGTGAAAAACTTACGGCCTCAATTTCCAATCTGATCGCCCTGGCTGGAGTCGCAGAAAAGGGTCAAATAGGATTATTATCCAAATATTCCAATAGCAAAGGCGCCGAAAAACTCGGCGTTATGCCGCATCTTTCGGATACGATAAAAGATAAGATGAAGACGTTGTGGAAGACTTATCCGGAGAGCCCGGGGCTGGCTTCGGACCGGATGATTCTTGCCGCCAAGAAGGAAGAGCTTGATTCACTTCTGGTGATCGGCTCCAATCCTATAATTACCTATCCCGACGGACAATTTGTCCGAGAGGGCTTTGAAAAACTCGATTTTCTGGTAGTGGCCGATCTTTTCGAGACGGAAACGACAACTATAGCCGACGTTGTCCTGCCGCTTTCAAGCTGGGCCGAGTATAATGGAACTCTTATAAACCTCGAGGGGACGGTTCAGGAATTCCATGCGGGTCTCAAACCGGTGGGGCATTCGCTGCCGGCCTATGAAATCGTCAGCCGCATTGCAGCGGAATTGAAAACGCCGTTATACCAGGAAGTCAAAGAACTTGACGGCGAAATTAAGGCGCTTCAGGACATCCGGGAAGATTTAAAACTCGGAAAGAATCTTCTTGAGGTCAAATATGTTCCTGAAGAAATCGATAACAATTATCCGACACCATTGGTTGTAATTGATGAGTTGCACCACTTTGGACATCTTACCGAGAAATCCAGGTCATTATCGGCCTTTTGCAATGAGGCCAGTGTCGAGATATCACCGGCCATGGCCGAGAAACTTGGCGCTGAAGCCGGGATGCTGATAAGGGTCGAATCGGAAGTGGGCAAAGCAATCCTGCCGGTTAAAATATCGGAATTGCTGGATAATGATGTGGCGCTGGTAACCAGGAATTTTTCCACCATGCCGGCCAATATATTACAGATGCGCAAAAGAAGAATCGACCGAGTCAAACTTAGCAGGGTTGAAGAGAAATGA
- a CDS encoding NADH-quinone oxidoreductase subunit NuoH: protein MTAFIVATAIKVIVVVVAILTGCAYATWLERKFVGRLQHRIGPNLAGPFGLLQPIADAIKLAFKEDIVPNRVEKVTYFLAPIVSFIPAMLSFAVIPFGNTITIMGQQIDMVISDLNIGILFIFAVTSLGVYGIVLAGWSSGSKYSLLGGIRSSAQMISYEIAYGLSIIGVLVIAQTLSLKELVAQQEHFFDWYIFRQPLGFVLFVICGIAETNRSPFDLAEAESELVAGYLTEYSSLRYAMFFIGEYANMIAVSSVVTTIFLGGWQGPFLPPVVWFCIKVFLFMAFYVWVRGTLPRIRYDQLMNLGWKVLFPLALFNVLVTALIYRL from the coding sequence ATGACTGCCTTTATAGTAGCGACAGCTATCAAGGTTATTGTGGTCGTGGTGGCTATTCTGACCGGTTGCGCCTATGCGACCTGGCTGGAGCGCAAATTTGTCGGTCGTCTTCAGCACCGCATTGGGCCCAATTTGGCCGGCCCCTTTGGTCTGCTTCAACCGATTGCCGATGCCATCAAACTTGCCTTCAAAGAAGATATCGTTCCGAACAGGGTGGAGAAGGTCACTTATTTTCTCGCGCCGATTGTCTCTTTTATTCCGGCCATGCTGTCATTCGCGGTGATTCCGTTCGGCAATACGATCACCATTATGGGTCAGCAAATCGACATGGTAATTTCAGATTTGAATATAGGCATCCTGTTTATCTTTGCCGTAACATCGCTCGGGGTATACGGTATCGTTCTGGCGGGATGGTCATCCGGCTCAAAATATTCTTTGCTGGGCGGCATCCGCTCTTCGGCGCAGATGATATCGTATGAAATTGCCTACGGCCTCTCGATCATCGGCGTCCTGGTTATTGCCCAAACACTCTCGCTTAAGGAACTTGTCGCGCAACAGGAACATTTCTTCGACTGGTATATCTTCAGGCAGCCTCTCGGTTTTGTGCTGTTCGTCATATGTGGCATCGCCGAAACCAACCGGTCTCCTTTCGATCTGGCGGAAGCGGAATCCGAACTGGTCGCCGGATACCTGACGGAATACTCATCGCTTCGCTACGCCATGTTTTTCATCGGCGAGTATGCCAATATGATAGCTGTTTCGTCGGTGGTCACGACGATATTCCTGGGCGGCTGGCAGGGACCGTTCCTCCCGCCGGTTGTCTGGTTCTGTATAAAAGTGTTTTTGTTCATGGCTTTTTATGTCTGGGTGCGCGGGACTCTGCCGAGAATCAGGTACGACCAGTTGATGAATCTCGGATGGAAGGTGTTGTTCCCATTGGCACTGTTTAATGTACTGGTAACGGCTCTAATTTACAGGCTTTAA